The nucleotide window AAAAAGGCATTATCGGTCAGGAAATTACCATGTATGATGATAATCCTGATTGGCGGTTATACTTTGGTTTAATCCAAAACTTATATCAAAATCATCCAGTTAAAATAGATATTGCCGGCACGATTGAATCCATTTCCCATATTACAAAGGATTGGCTTTATGAGTGTTACAATACCTTCTATCATCCGAGTAACATGCTATTATTTATTGTTGGCCCTGTAGATCCGGGTAAGATAATGACGCAAGTTCGAGAAAATCAATCGAAAAAAGAGTATAAAGCAATGCCTGAAATCCAACGGAAATTTGATACGGAACCAACACAAGCTGCTGAAAAGAAGCAAGTCTTGGAGATGAATGTGCAAACATCTAAATCCCTGCTTGGCATCAAAGCACTTCATGTCGATCAAACCGGTGAAGAATTACTGAAGAATGAGTTAACGATGAACGTGTTGCTTGATTTGTTGTTTGGAAAAAGCTCTGAAAATTATAATCGTCTCTACAGTGAAGGACTAATTGATGAAACCTTTTCATATGATTATACACAGGAACAAGGGTTTGGGTTTGCTATGGTTGGAGGAGACACAGGAGAACCGGATAAACTTGCAGATGAGCTAGAAAAAATGCTCCTTGAGGCAAAAAAGAGCAACAGGTTTACCGAACAGCAATTGGAAAGAGCGAAAAGGAAAAAAATTGGTGCCTTTTTACGTTCGGTGAATTCGCCCGAATATATCGCTAATCAATTTACTC belongs to Neobacillus sp. OS1-2 and includes:
- the yfmH gene encoding EF-P 5-aminopentanol modification-associated protein YfmH; translated protein: MEKITFDQLQEELFHEKMTNGLNVYILPKKGFNKTFATFTTKYGSVDNTFVPLGKDEYVKVPDGIAHFLEHKLFEKEDGDVFQQFSRQGASANAFTSFTRTAYLFSSTSDVEKNLETLIDFVQEPYFSEKTVEKEKGIIGQEITMYDDNPDWRLYFGLIQNLYQNHPVKIDIAGTIESISHITKDWLYECYNTFYHPSNMLLFIVGPVDPGKIMTQVRENQSKKEYKAMPEIQRKFDTEPTQAAEKKQVLEMNVQTSKSLLGIKALHVDQTGEELLKNELTMNVLLDLLFGKSSENYNRLYSEGLIDETFSYDYTQEQGFGFAMVGGDTGEPDKLADELEKMLLEAKKSNRFTEQQLERAKRKKIGAFLRSVNSPEYIANQFTRYAFNEMNLFDVVPTLEKITLNDIQELAAEVISEERFSVCQVIPKKK